One segment of Rissa tridactyla isolate bRisTri1 chromosome 17, bRisTri1.patW.cur.20221130, whole genome shotgun sequence DNA contains the following:
- the LOC128918646 gene encoding TLC domain-containing protein 5-like isoform X2, producing the protein MLFPLPLRVACSLLAWLSLYAWFCHRYKHRNYEWSCRLVTLTHGILATCLSAYIGFIDGPWPLSHPGSPNTTLQVHGLCLSLGYFLFDLCWCVYFQTEGALMLAHHLVSILGITASLALGESAAEVNAVIFGSEITNPLLQARWFLKEVGCYHSFTGDVVDFFFVVLFTGVRIGVGAWLMYCELASPKPRWYIKLGGVIMYAVSWVFMVSICRFARRKSMKKYHAWRSRRSDELYLKTNGHLKNH; encoded by the exons ATGCTGTTCCCTCTGCCTCTGCGGGTAGCCTGCAGTCTGCTTGCCTGGCTCTCTCTCTACGCTTGGTTCTGCCATCGCTACAAGCACCGGAATTATGAATGGAGCTGCAGGCTGGTCACACTGACGCATGGCATCCTTGCTACCTGTCTCTCTGCTTACATTGGCTTTATTGATGGTCCCTGGCCTCTGAGTCACCCAG GATCACCAAACACAACTCTTCAGGTACATGGGCTGTGCCTTAGCTTGGGCTACTTCCTCTTCGACCTTTGTTGGTGCGTGTACTTCCAGACAGAGGGTGCCCTGATGCTGGCCCACCATCTGGTGAGCATCTTGGGCATCACAGCGTCACTGGCACTCGGGGAGTCAGCTGCGGAGGTCAATGCTGTCATCTTTGGTAGTGAGATCACTAACCCGCTGCTGCAGGCCCGCTGGTTCCTGAAGGAGGTGGGATGTTACCACAGTTTCACAGGTGATGTGGTGGATTTCTTCTTCGTGGTCCTCTTCACTGGGGTGCGGATTGGAGTGGGGGCCTGGCTGATGTACTGTGAGCTTGCCTCTCCCAAACCCAGGTGGTACATTAAGCTGGGAGGTGTCATCATGTACGCTGTCTCCTGGGTTTTCATGGTCAGCATCTGTCGCTTTGCTAGGAGGAAGAGCATGAAGAAGTACCACGCTTGGAGGAGTCGGAGGAGTGATGAGTTATACTTGAAAACTAATGGACATCTGAAAAACCACTGA
- the LOC128918646 gene encoding TLC domain-containing protein 5-like isoform X1 produces MKASEQDSSAYRMLFPLPLRVACSLLAWLSLYAWFCHRYKHRNYEWSCRLVTLTHGILATCLSAYIGFIDGPWPLSHPGSPNTTLQVHGLCLSLGYFLFDLCWCVYFQTEGALMLAHHLVSILGITASLALGESAAEVNAVIFGSEITNPLLQARWFLKEVGCYHSFTGDVVDFFFVVLFTGVRIGVGAWLMYCELASPKPRWYIKLGGVIMYAVSWVFMVSICRFARRKSMKKYHAWRSRRSDELYLKTNGHLKNH; encoded by the exons ATGAAAGCCTCTGAACAAGATTCAAGTGCTTACAG GATGCTGTTCCCTCTGCCTCTGCGGGTAGCCTGCAGTCTGCTTGCCTGGCTCTCTCTCTACGCTTGGTTCTGCCATCGCTACAAGCACCGGAATTATGAATGGAGCTGCAGGCTGGTCACACTGACGCATGGCATCCTTGCTACCTGTCTCTCTGCTTACATTGGCTTTATTGATGGTCCCTGGCCTCTGAGTCACCCAG GATCACCAAACACAACTCTTCAGGTACATGGGCTGTGCCTTAGCTTGGGCTACTTCCTCTTCGACCTTTGTTGGTGCGTGTACTTCCAGACAGAGGGTGCCCTGATGCTGGCCCACCATCTGGTGAGCATCTTGGGCATCACAGCGTCACTGGCACTCGGGGAGTCAGCTGCGGAGGTCAATGCTGTCATCTTTGGTAGTGAGATCACTAACCCGCTGCTGCAGGCCCGCTGGTTCCTGAAGGAGGTGGGATGTTACCACAGTTTCACAGGTGATGTGGTGGATTTCTTCTTCGTGGTCCTCTTCACTGGGGTGCGGATTGGAGTGGGGGCCTGGCTGATGTACTGTGAGCTTGCCTCTCCCAAACCCAGGTGGTACATTAAGCTGGGAGGTGTCATCATGTACGCTGTCTCCTGGGTTTTCATGGTCAGCATCTGTCGCTTTGCTAGGAGGAAGAGCATGAAGAAGTACCACGCTTGGAGGAGTCGGAGGAGTGATGAGTTATACTTGAAAACTAATGGACATCTGAAAAACCACTGA
- the LOC128918648 gene encoding TLC domain-containing protein 5-like, with product MVSIVLEVTCSLVSWLCLYACFCSWNKHRSCEWNCRLVTLLHGLIVTCLSAYVALLDGPWPLTHAGSPNTSLQIHVLSLTLGYFIFDLGWCLCFQTEGDLMLFHHTLSICGMIMVLGLGKSATEVNAVVFVSEITNPLLQTRWFLREMGCYHTFLGEVVDFFFVFLFLVLRIGGGALIMYAMVTSPDPNWLLKAGGLAMYIVSLGFMVEICRFVRRKMLKKYHSWTSLRSTNAPVKTNGHLTAH from the exons ATGGTGTCCATCGTTCTGGAGGTGACCTGCAGCCTcgtgtcctggctgtgtctgtaCGCCTGCTTCTGCTCCTGGAACAAGCACCGTTCCTGCGAGTGGAACTGTCGCTTGGTCACTCTGCTGCATGGGCTGATTGTCACTTGCCTCTCAGCTTACGTTGCTCTCTTGGATGGCCCCTGGCCTCTGACCCATGCAG GTTCACCAAACACATCTCTTCAGATCCATGTGCTGTCCCTGACCTTGGGTTACTTTATCTTTGACCTGGGCTGGTGCCTCTGTTTCCAGACAGAGGGGGACCTAATGCTGTTCCATCACACGCTGAGCATCTGTGGCATGATCATGGTGCTGGGTCTGGGGAAGTCTGCTACAGAAGTCAACGCTGTCGTATTTGTTAGCGAGATCACCAACCCACTGCTCCAGACCCGCTGGTTTCTGCGGGAAATGGGGTGTTACCACACTTTCCTGGGAGAGGTGGTggatttcttctttgtgttcctcTTCCTGGTGCTGCGAATCGGAGGAGGAGCTTTGATCATGTATGCAATGGTGACATCCCCAGATCCCAACTGGCTCCTCAAGGCTGGAGGCCTGGCCATGTACATTGTATCTTTGGGGTTCATGGTTGAAATCTGCCGCTTTGTCAGgaggaaaatgttgaaaaaataCCATTCCTGGACAAGCCTGAGGAGTACGAATGCACCTGTGAAAACTAATGGGCACTTGACAGCTCACTGA
- the LOC128918646 gene encoding TLC domain-containing protein 5-like isoform X3: MNSCESHCALLKTPESGSPNTTLQVHGLCLSLGYFLFDLCWCVYFQTEGALMLAHHLVSILGITASLALGESAAEVNAVIFGSEITNPLLQARWFLKEVGCYHSFTGDVVDFFFVVLFTGVRIGVGAWLMYCELASPKPRWYIKLGGVIMYAVSWVFMVSICRFARRKSMKKYHAWRSRRSDELYLKTNGHLKNH, translated from the exons ATGAACTCTTGCGAGAGTCACTGCGCTCTTCTGAAAACTCCTGAGAGTG GATCACCAAACACAACTCTTCAGGTACATGGGCTGTGCCTTAGCTTGGGCTACTTCCTCTTCGACCTTTGTTGGTGCGTGTACTTCCAGACAGAGGGTGCCCTGATGCTGGCCCACCATCTGGTGAGCATCTTGGGCATCACAGCGTCACTGGCACTCGGGGAGTCAGCTGCGGAGGTCAATGCTGTCATCTTTGGTAGTGAGATCACTAACCCGCTGCTGCAGGCCCGCTGGTTCCTGAAGGAGGTGGGATGTTACCACAGTTTCACAGGTGATGTGGTGGATTTCTTCTTCGTGGTCCTCTTCACTGGGGTGCGGATTGGAGTGGGGGCCTGGCTGATGTACTGTGAGCTTGCCTCTCCCAAACCCAGGTGGTACATTAAGCTGGGAGGTGTCATCATGTACGCTGTCTCCTGGGTTTTCATGGTCAGCATCTGTCGCTTTGCTAGGAGGAAGAGCATGAAGAAGTACCACGCTTGGAGGAGTCGGAGGAGTGATGAGTTATACTTGAAAACTAATGGACATCTGAAAAACCACTGA